In a single window of the Cucurbita pepo subsp. pepo cultivar mu-cu-16 chromosome LG18, ASM280686v2, whole genome shotgun sequence genome:
- the LOC111779868 gene encoding VAN3-binding protein-like has protein sequence MEPTTPSPAHPETMDMLSRAWCSFAVQTLSPELHPEKSLALLDTPIKDRSDPFPIQRVQKTVKMEAEDHVKSIPPWKSNDMKSFIWMQQAMHPELNYSSNFRKKWFQWKIVPFKNLSIKKWLSNIRQSRKDENRLQRAEIHAAISVAGVAAALAAIAADTSRSKDDNSGCGREAAVASAAALVAAQCEQVAQAMGAKREQLSSVIGSALSSTTARDILTLTAAAATSLKGAATLKARSDYKNKSTGGVASVLPIEDNHEIEIDFNLEKSRSMLAKGVLLKVESPNGTYKKRSISIVQHNDTKVILKIRKLNMLKTKQEGVVLDMFVELYRDEDAGAIDDVDEEIHTCYLIVLMTNKGTFKLDMANDYHKYKIWATTIIKCSCFLLILLHEYEPSCPDVMVLLHASYCVS, from the exons CTGCACCCTGAGAAATCTCTAGCTCTCTTAGACACCCCCATCAAGGATCGTTCAGATCCTTTTCCA ATTCAGAGAGTGCAGAAAACTGTAAAGATGGAAGCTGAAGATCATGTCAAATCCATACCACCATGGAAATCAAATGATATGAAG tcgTTTATATGGATGCAGCAAGCAATGCATCCGGAGTTGAACTACAGCAGTAATTTCAGAAAGAAATGG TTTCAATGGAAAATCGTGCCATTCAAGAACTTGTCAATAAAGAAATGGCTAAGTAACATAAGACAGAGTCgaaaagatgaaaataggCTTCAGAGGGCTGAAATTCATGCAGCTATATCCGTGGCTGGTGTAGCAGCTGCACTTGCAGCCATTGCAGCCGACACCTCAAGATCGAAGGATGACAACTCAGGCTGCGGTAGGGAGGCTGCTGTGGCTTCTGCAGCCGCTTTAGTGGCAGCACAGTGCGAACAAGTGGCCCAAGCAATGGGCGCCAAAAGGGAACAGCTTAGCAGTGTGATTGGGTCAGCCTTGAGCAGTACCACTGCCAGGGATATCCTCACGCTCACAGCTGCTGCTGCCACAT CCTTGAAAGGAGCAGCCACGCTTAAAGCAAGATCCGactacaaaaacaaatcaactGGAGGAGTTGCATCCGTGCTTCCTATAGAAGACAACCATGAGATTGAGATTGATTTCAATCTTGAAAAATCAAGATCCATGCTTGCTAAAGGTGTTCTTCTCAAAGTTGAGTCACCAAATG gaACGTACAAGAAGAGATCCATCTCCATTGTCCAACACAACGACACGAAAGTGATTCTGAAGATCAGAAAGCTCAATATGTTGAAGACCAAACAAGAAG GTGTGGTGTTAGATATGTTCGTCGAGTTATATAGGGATGAAGATGCAGGCGCCATTGACGACGTCGATGAGGAGATTCATACATGTTATCTCATTGTTTTAATGACAAATAAGGGCACATTCAAGTTAGACATGGCGAATGATTATCATAAGTATAAGATATGGGCAACCACTATAATCAAATGCTCATGCTTTCTGCTCATTCTTTTACATGAGTATGAACCTTCGTGTCCTGATGTTATGGTGTTACTTCATGCATCTTACTGTGTTtcctaa
- the LOC111779865 gene encoding probable E3 ubiquitin-protein ligase XBOS32, producing the protein MKLLSAVVNSFGCSASGERLVSAARDGDFQEAQALLECNPRLARYSTFGVRNSPLHFSAAHGHHEIVHLLLQSGVDIDLRNYRGQTALMQACQHGHWEVVLILVLFGANVHKADYLNGGTALHLAATNGHSRCIRLLLADYIPSIPNFREIMSQIRDNEEPISEFDHKALSQFINQSADGGITALHMAALNAQAESVQLLLELGASVSEVTIGDGTVIDLIGPGSTALHYAACGGNAKCCKLLIAWGASLTTENENGWTPLMVARSWHKSWLEDILSTEPVGRPKLIPSRYLSLPLMSIVQIAREYGWNSKSAPGCQDPCVVCLERKCTVAAEGCDHEFCTRCALYLCSTNCGTTISRGPPGSVSCPLCRNGIVSFVKLPEKALVKEVARASFLLPIGQRSHETPSKATPLTSQLRSLELCHVDDTSLGVSFCCQRLPSINLCRETPNICHSLVPRCVNRNLQNHLARY; encoded by the exons ATGAAACTCTTAAGCGCTGTGGTAAACTCCTTTGGATGTTCTGCATCTGGGGAACGTTTAGTTTCAGCTGCAAGAGATGGGGATTTTCAAGAAGCGCAGGCTTTGTTGGAGTGTAATCCTCGGTTGGCACGCTACTCAACTTTTGGTGTTCGAAATTCCCCCCTCCACTTCTCTGCTGCTCATGGCCATCACGAG ATAGTCCATCTTTTGCTTCAGTCTGGAGTTGACATTGATTTAAGGAACTATAGGGGTCAG ACTGCTTTGATGCAAGCTTGTCAACATGGTCACTGGGAagttgttttgattttagtACTTTTTGGAGCCAAC GTCCATAAAGCAGATTACTTGAATGGAGGCACTGCACTTCATCTAGCTGCTACAAATGGTCATTCCCGGTGCATCAGGCTTCTTCTTGCTGATTATATTCCAAGTATACCGAATTTTAGGGAAATAATGAGTCAAATAAGAGATAATGAAGAACCAATCTCAGAGTTTGATCATAA GGCCTTGTCTCAGTTTATCAACCAATCAGCAGATGGAGGCATTACCGCCCTACACATGGCGGCTCTTAATGCGCAAGCTGAAAGCGTGCAGTTACTTCTGGAATTAGGGGCATCTGTTTCTGAGGTGACTATAGGCGATGGAACCGTAATTGATCTAATAG GTCCTGGGAGTACAGCTCTTCATTATGCTGCATGCGGTGGTAATGCAAAATGTTGTAAA CTTTTGATTGCATGGGGTGCCAGCCTGACcactgaaaatgaaaatgg TTGGACACCTTTGATGGTCGCTCGCTCATGGCATAAAAGTTGGCTCGAGGACATTCTCTCCACAGAGCCTGTAGGCCGGCCAAAACTTATTCCTTCTCGTTATCTATCTCTGCCCCTTATGAGTATTGTTCAAATTGCTAG AGAATATGGATGGAATAGTAAGTCTGCCCCTGGATGCCAGGATCCATGCGTTGTCTGTTTAGAGAGGAAGTGCACGGTAGCTGCCGAAG GTTGTGATCATGAATTCTGTACTAGATGTGCCTTATACCTCTGTTCTACAAATTGCGGGACAACCATTTCTCGTGGCCCTCCAGGTTCAGTTTCTTGTCCGCTCTGTCGCAATGGCATAGTGTCATTCGTTAAGCTTCCTGAAAAAGCACTCGTTAAGGAAGTTGCAAGAGCAAGTTTTTTACTTCCAATAGGCCAACGTTCTCACGAGACACCATCAAAAGCTACCCCCTTAACCTCCCAGCTTCGATCGCTTGAGTTGTGTCATGTCGACGACACTTCTCTGGGAGTTTCCTTTTGTTGCCAGAGACTTCCATCAATCAATCTCTGTCGTGAAACGCCGAATATATGTCACTCTTTAGTTCCACGTTGTGTCAACCGGAACTTGCAGAACCACTTGGCCAGATATTAA
- the LOC111779866 gene encoding RING-H2 finger protein ATL13-like, whose product MDSLLLQLNGTFFPSPPHLHPPPSPPPPLAFNLENKIPPSVLLIIIILAIVFFVSGLLHLLIRFLWSPPPSQTDPESSDDVTAFQGQLQHLFHLHDSGVDQSFIDTLPVFHYKAIIGSKSPFDCAVCLSEFEPEDNLRLLPTCSHAFHTQCIDTWLLSHSTCPLCRSSLLPDHFSPHTTRAPIVLVLESGSESSVNREGTNSISGSNSQVGLGGNGEFETGASEIMKLEDSNPSVVTVKLGKYKNIDAGEGGSSENKNVDSRRCFSMGVFEYVMDEHSSLKVAIRRNPVKKHPSRKPALPSTPGYRAAMSECDCESRREFKISGIEAIGEVKKEEITDTNNNKMESFSVSKIWLRGKTQRESAADSSRRAVSLRFPIQSNRGNLSEMDVWRWENDIGDEENQRRTSFESELNQSFAKRTLQWLMGGRQNKATHLESSSSSSVSNI is encoded by the coding sequence ATGGATTCACTGCTTCTGCAACTTAATGGCACTTTCTTCCCTTCACCACCACACCTACaccctcctccttctcctcctcctcctttggCCTTCAACTTGGAAAACAAGATCCCTCCAAGTGTTCTTCTCATCATAATCATTCTAGCTATTGTCTTCTTCGTTTCTGGTTTGCTTCATCTCCTTATTAGATTCCTCTGGTCTCCTCCCCCATCGCAAACAGACCCTGAAAGTTCAGATGATGTCACTGCCTTTCAAGGCCAATTACAGCACCTCTTTCATCTTCATGACTCTGGGGTTGATCAGTCCTTCATTGATACCCTTCCTGTTTTCCATTACAAAGCCATTATTGGGTCCAAATCCCCATTTGACTGCGCTGTCTGTCTCTCTGAGTTTGAGCCAGAGGATAACCTCAGGCTGTTGCCAACATGCAGCCATGCTTTTCACACACAATGTATTGACACATGGCTTTTGTCTCACTCAACCTGCCCTCTCTGCAGATCTAGTTTGCTACCTGATCATTTCTCCCCTCACACCACTCGTGCACCAATTGTTCTTGTCCTTGAATCCGGGAGCGAGAGTTCTGTAAACAGAGAGGGTACAAATTCGATTTCTGGGTCAAATTCGCAAGTGGGTCTTGGTGGAAATGGTGAATTTGAGACAGGGGCGAGCGAGATTATGAAATTAGAGGATTCAAACCCAAGTGTAGTGACTGTAAAGCTtggaaaatacaaaaacatcGATGCAGGGGAAGGTGGAAGTAGCGAGAACAAGAATGTGGATTCTCGTAGGTGTTTTTCAATGGGGGTTTTTGAATATGTAATGGACGAACATTCGTCTCTCAAAGTAGCCATTAGAAGAAACCCAGTGAAGAAGCATCCAAGCAGGAAGCCAGCTCTGCCGTCGACGCCTGGTTACAGAGCAGCCATGTCCGAATGCGACTGCGAATCCAGAAGAGAGTTCAAAATCAGTGGGATTGAAGCTATTGGGGAAgtgaaaaaggaagagattaCTGAtacaaacaacaacaaaatggagAGTTTCTCTGTATCGAAGATTTGGCTGAGAGGAAAAACCCAGAGAGAATCGGCCGCAGATTCTTCAAGAAGGGCAGTTTCATTACGGTTTCCGATTCAGAGCAACCGTGGGAATCTCTCAGAGATGGACGTTTGGAGGTGGGAAAATGACATCGGAGACGAAGAAAACCAGCGGCGTACCAGCTTCGAATCTGAACTGAATCAATCTTTTGCGAAGAGGACGTTACAATGGCTGATGGGAGGAAGACAAAACAAGGCGACACACTTAGaatcatcatcttcctcctcTGTTTCAAATATCTAA
- the LOC111779860 gene encoding cyclic nucleotide-gated ion channel 17-like, which yields MGMELRNYKLVRFYSDHKKHKESAIGSSNNEAMQLEKSSSKYYIPSSTFLMPDNGLGGIKSKFTETFKTEKSKVFPEDYEPWSKRILDPGSKIVLKWNRVFICSCLLALFVDPLYLYLPAFNGNGQSQCVRTDWKLRIVVTCFRTVADFFYLLHMIIKFRTAYVAPSSRVFGRGELVMDPKMIAKRYIRSDFFIDLIATLPLPQIVIWFIIPATRSRLTDHKNNALALIVLLQYIPRLYLIFPLSSEIIKANGVVTKTAWAGAAYNLLLYMLASHVLGAAWYLLSVDRYTSCWKSFCRKKEYNTLECNLTFFDCDTFNHNDRDTWANSTLVFEKCGPKGIFKYGIFGQAMSKNVVSSSFIEKYFYCLWWGLQNLSSYGQNLETTTFMGETLFAVLIAIVGLVLFAHLIGNMQTYLQSLTVRREEWRLKQRDTEEWMRHRQLPEDLKRRVRRFVQYKWVATQGVDEEVILQSLPADLRRDIQCHLCLDLVRRVPFFAQMDDQLLDAICERLISSLSTEGTYIVREGDPVTEMLFVIRGRLESSTTNGGRSGFFNSITLRPGDFCGEELLSWALLPKSTTNLPSSTRTVRALNEVEAFALRAEDLKFVANQFRRLHSKKLQHTFRFYSHHWRTWAACFIQAAWRRHKKRMMAKDLLMKESFALPEEVADGTSQGGEGFSVVSHPSQAKMFLDVALLASRFAANTRRGAQRMKDDLPKLQKPDEPDFSIEPDR from the exons ATGGGCATGGAATTGAGAAACTACAAGCTTGTTAG GTTTTATTCTGATCACAAAAAGCATAAGGAATCTGCCATTGGAAGCAGCAACAATGAAGCAATGCAACTTGAGAAGTCATCATCAAAATACTATATTCCGTCGTCGACATTCTTAATGCCTGACAATGGACTAGGGGGAATCAAAAGTAAATTCactgaaacttttaaaactgAGAAGTCTAAGGTGTTTCCGGAGGACTATGAACCATGGAGCAAAAGAATACTAGACCCTGGTAGcaaaattgttttgaaatggAACCGAGTGTTCATATGCTCGTGCTTATTGGCACTCTTTGTCGACCCGCTATATCTTTACTTGCCTGCTTTTAATGGGAATGGGCAATCCCAATGCGTGAGGACAGACTGGAAATTGCGAATTGTTGTGACTTGTTTCCGGACTGTTGCAGATTTTTTCTATCTTCTGCACATGATTATAAAGTTTAGAACAGCTTATGTTGCTCCTAGCTCTCGAGTTTTTGGGAGAGGCGAGCTTGTGATGGATCCAAAGATGATAGCAAAGAGGTATATTAGATCTGATTTTTTCATCGATCTAATTGCCACCCTGCCTCTCCCTCAG ATTGTCATCTGGTTCATCATACCTGCAACAAGGAGTCGTCTAACGGATCATAAAAACAATGCTCTTGCACTTATTGTTCTGCTTCAATATATTCCGAGATTGTATTTGATTTTCCCATTAAGTTCAGAAATCATCAAAGCAAATGGAGTTGTTACAAAGACAGCTTGGGCAGGAGCTGCTTATAATCTTCTACTCTATATGTTGGCTAGCCAT GTTTTAGGTGCTGCATGGTATTTGCTGTCGGTTGATAGATATACGTCATGCTGGAAATCATTTTGTAGGAAGAAAGAATACAATACACTGGAATGCAACCTAACTTTTTTTGATTGCGATACATTTAACCATAATGACCGCGATACATGGGCAAATAGTACacttgtttttgaaaaatgtggCCCGAAAGGAATTTTCAAGTATGGCATTTTTGGGCAAGCAATGTCGAAGAATGTCGTCTCTTCAAGCTTTATTGAAAAGTACTTCTATTGTTTGTGGTGGGGCTTGCAAAACCTGAG TTCATATGGACAGAATTTGGAAACAACCACTTTTATGGGTGAGACACTGTTTGCTGTGCTCATTGCCATTGTAGGCCTTGTATTATTTGCCCATCTTATCGGAAACATGCAG ACGTATCTGCAATCCCTCACTGTGAGGCGTGAAGAATGGAGACTAAAGCAAAGAGACACTGAAGAGTGGATGAGACATCGTCAACTCCCTGAAGACTTGAAACGACGAGTTCGACGTTTTGTACAATATAAGTGGGTAGCAACTCAAGGAGTGGATGAAGAAGTCATCTTGCAAAGCTTGCCTGCTGATCTTCGACGTGATATTCAGTGCCACCTATGTCTAGATCTTGTCCGACGA GTTCCGTTCTTCGCACAGATGGATGATCAGCTACTTGATGCAATATGTGAACGCCTGATCTCCTCCTTGAGCACTGAAGGTACTTATATTGTACGGGAGGGGGACCCAGTGACAGAGATGTTGTTTGTCATACGAGGCAGATTGGAGAGCTCTACCACAAATGGAGGCCGCTCTGGTTTCTTTAACTCCATAACATTACGTCCTGGAGACTTTTGTGGGGAGGAGCTACTTTCTTGGGCTTTGCTTCCAAAATCAACCACCAACTTGCCCTCCTCAACTAGAACAGTCAGAGCGCTCAACGAAGTCGAAGCTTTTGCACTCCGCGCCGAAGATCTTAAATTTGTGGCCAACCAATTTAGACGTCTGCACAGTAAAAAATTGCAGCACACGTTCCGCTTTTACTCTCACCATTGGAGAACATGGGCAGCTTGCTTTATTCAAGCTGCTTGGCGTCGCCATAAGAAAAGGATGATGGCAAAAGATCTGTTAATGAAGGAATCATTTGCGTTACCAGAAGAAGTGGCAGATGGAACTAGCCAAGGAGGAGAAGGATTCTCTGTTGTTTCACATCCATCTCAGGCTAAAATGTTTCTGGATGTAGCCTTACTAGCTTCAAGGTTTGCTGCAAACACACGGAGAGGCGCTCAGAGAATGAAAGATGACTTGCCGAAGTTACAAAAACCCGATGAACCTGACTTTTCCATTGAGCCAGATAGATAA
- the LOC111779619 gene encoding protein SUPPRESSOR OF MAX2 1-like: MRAGLSTILQTLTSEAATVLNQSIADAGRRNHGQTTPVHVAATLLASPTGFLRQACIKSHPNSSHPLQCRALELCFSVALERLPTAQNVSSASEPPISNALMAALKRAQAHQRRGSSELQQQPMLAVKVEFEQLVISILDDPSVSRIMREASFSSPAVKATIERSLNSSTSVVNLSPIGLGCHASPTPHRNLYLNPRLHQGSVTQLEQPRGEEVKRIVDVLLRPTKRNPIVVGDSETDAMIEEFFRRINKKELTEGPLENAEIIHLEKELASDGAQIPTKLEGLEDLLATRIANLSSGSIILDLGNLQWLIEQPASSVAPGSGMLVQPVVSEAGRAAVQKIGKLLTRFSEETAGRLWLIGTATCETFLRCQIYHPSIESDWDLHVVPVVAKALRSGLYPRLGTMEILGSSIESLSPMKFFPTPPISQLRHESETLNVDPRTTCCPQCMQKYEQELQKLMNEESEKSPSGVKTDSNHPPLPHWLQKAKADAPNAEPVDSKQSKDQELMVKQRNQELQKKWNNTCLNLHPNFHQPKILSSTGNMSIMGLYNQNLLKSQPCQPRLEVNRSLGRTLQLNMNPQLNQPSDYSSIRTDLILGQTHKHCTKEFLGQNHKSSRPEMSAKLLGITDVDSYKKILKVLTEKVWWQGDAASAVANTITQRELGSRKRQGAGSKGDIWLLFAGPDKVGKQKMASALSELVSGSILVTICVGTQRSGRGLDNNFRGRTPLDQISEAVRKNPFSVIVLEDIDEADIIFRGSIKRTIESGRLIDSHGREISLGNVIFILTTDRLQDDLNYSSRHNSLSEKEPANLASESWQLRLSLSEKLLKRRGNWLSNEERFTKTRKATIPSLFFDLNEAANAEDDTADGSHNSSDLTIDHEDESSLSRMESTTASPAIRELQDIVDDAIVFKPINFNHITRHIKTSIHEKFSTIIGEGVSIEVQDHALQKILAGVWFGDTGLEEWAEKALIPSFNHLKAFLPKTAGSMQDKSVVVTLELDHESGSRSRGDRLPSNIRVVTAVDGL; encoded by the exons ATGAGAGCTGGGCTTAGTACGATCCTGCAAACTCTGACGTCGGAGGCGGCTACTGTTTTGAACCAGTCAATTGCCGACGCGGGTCGACGTAACCATGGCCAGACCACGCCGGTTCATGTCGCTGCAACTCTGTTGGCTTCCCCAACTGGGTTTCTTCGCCAGGCTTGCATCAAGTCTCATCCCAATTCTTCGCACCCACTTCAGTGCAGAGCTCTTGAGCTCTGTTTCAGCGTCGCTCTCGAACGCCTACCTACGGCCCAAAACGTGTCCTCTGCCTCTGAACCACCAATCTCCAATGCGCTAATGGCAGCTCTTAAACGCGCACAAGCTCACCAACGCCGTGGCTCTTCTGAATTGCAGCAACAACCTATGTTAGCGGTGAAGGTTGAGTTCGAGCAGCTTGTTATTTCCATTCTCGATGATCCAAGCGTGAGTAGAATTATGCGGGAGGCGAGCTTTTCGAGCCCTGCTGTAAAGGCTACGATTGAACGATCTTTGAATTCGTCGACATCTGTGGTGAATTTATCCCCTATTGGATTAGGTTGCCACGCTTCCCCGACGCCTCATCGGAATCTTTATTTGAATCCACGGTTGCATCAGGGAAGCGTTACCCAATTGGAACAGCCGAGAGGGGAGGAAGTGAAACGAATCGTGGATGTATTGCTCAGGCCGACCAAGAGAAATCCAATCGTAGTTGGGGATTCGGAAACAGATGCAATGATTGAGGAATTTTTTAGGCGAATTAATAAGAAAGAACTGACTGAAGGGCCGCTTGAAAATGCTGAGATTATCCATTTGGAGAAGGAGCTTGCATCAGATGGAGCACAAATACCCACAAAACTTGAAGGATTGGAAGATTTGTTAGCGACCCGAATAGCCAATTTGAGTTCTGGGAGCATAATTCTTGACTTGGGGAATCTACAATGGCTGATTGAGCAGCCGGCGAGTTCTGTAGCCCCAGGTTCCGGCATGTTAGTGCAGCCCGTTGTATCCGAGGCCGGCCGTGCTGCCGTTCAGAAGATTGGAAAGCTATTGACAAGGTTCAGTGAGGAAACTGCCGGCCGGCTGTGGCTGATAGGAACCGCTACTTGTGAGACCTTCTTGAGATGCCAAATCTATCATCCTTCCATCGAAAGTGATTGGGATTTACATGTTGTCCCCGTTGTGGCTAAAGCCCTTCGCTCTGGGTTATATCCAAG GCTTGGAACAATGGAGATTCTAGGCAGTTCAATCGAATCCTTGTCCCCAATGAAGTTCTTTCCAACGCCTCCCATTAGCCAACTAAGACATGAATCTGAGACTCTAAATGTTGATCCAAGAACAACTTGCTGCCCACAGTGTATGCAGAAGTATGAACAAGAACTACAAAAACTCATGAACGAGGAGTCTGAGAAATCTCCATCAGGAGTCAAAACAGACAGCAATCACCCTCCACTGCCACACTGGCTGCAAAAGGCTAAAGCTGATGCTCCTAATGCTGAACCAGTTGATTCGAAACAG AGCAAGGACCAGGAATTGATGGTAAAGCAGAGGAATCAAGAACTACAAAAGAAATGGAATAATACATGCTTGAACCTTCATCCCAATTTCCATCAaccaaaaattttaagttcTACAGGAAATATGTCAATAATGGGTTTATATAATCAAAACTTGCTCAAGAGCCAGCCTTGTCAGCCAAGGTTAGAAGTGAATAGAAGCCTTGGGAGAACTCTTCAGCTGAATATGAATCCACAACTCAACCAGCCATCTGACTACAGCTCAATACGAACAGACTTGATTCTTGGGCAAACTCATAAACACTGCACCAAAGAATTTTTGGGccaaaatcataaatcatCCAGACCAGAGATGAGTGCCAAACTTCTAGGCATAACAGATGTTGATTCATACAAGAAGATCCTTAAAGTTCTAACGGAGAAGGTTTGGTGGCAGGGAGATGCAGCTTCTGCTGTGGCTAACACAATAACTCAACGCGAATTGGGCAGCAGGAAACGTCAAGGTGCTGGATCAAAAGGAGACATTTGGCTATTATTTGCGGGGCCTGACAAAGTTGGCAAGCAGAAGATGGCATCAGCTCTTTCAGAGCTGGTATCTGGGTCCATCCTGGTTACCATTTGTGTTGGTACACAACGAAGTGGTAGAGGATTGGACAACAATTTTCGCGGTAGAACACCGTTAGATCAAATTTCAGAGGCTGTTAGGAAGAATCCATTTTCAGTGATAGTTCTTGAGGACATTGATGAAGCAGATATTATATTTCGTGGGAGTATAAAACGGACAATAGAAAGTGGTAGGCTCATTGATTCCCATGGTCGAGAAATCAGCCTTGGTAATGTTATTTTCATCCTTACAACTGATCGGCTACAGGATGATCTAAATTACTCGTCCCGTCACAATTCTCTTAGTGAAAAGGAGCCTGCAAATTTAGCTAGTGAAAGTTGGCAATTGAGGTTATCTCTGTCTGAAAAGCTGCTAAAACGTCGAGGGAATTGGCTTTCCAATGAAGAAAGGTTCACAAAAACCAGGAAAGCAACAATTCCTAGTCTGTTTTTTGATTTGAATGAGGCTGCCAATGCAGAGGACGACACTGCAGACGGATCACACAATTCAAGCGACCTCACAATTGATCATGAAGATGAATCTAGCCTAAGTAGGATGGAATCAACCACAGCTTCACCTGCAATACGCGAGCTTCAGGATATCGTCGACGACGCCATTGTTTTCAAGCCAATCAACTTCAACCATATAACCCGCCACATTAAAACTTCTATCCATGAAAAATTCTCCACCATTATTGGAGAGGGAGTCTCAATCGAGGTACAAGACCATGCTCTTCAAAAAATATTAGCTGGGGTATGGTTTGGCGACACTGGTTTAGAAGAATGGGCAGAGAAAGCATTGATTCCTAGCTTCAACCATCTCAAGGCTTTCCTTCCAAAAACAGCCGGCAGTATGCAAGACAAGTCAGTAGTCGTTACTCTCGAACTAGACCATGAATCAGGCAGTCGAAGCCGAGGAGATCGGCTGCCTAGTAACATCAGAGTAGTTACAGCAGTAGATGGGTTATGA